The genomic DNA CAGGGGTTGGCCAGTGTCTAAGTTTTCAAGTCGGTGACCATCGGCCAGAAGCGCATCCAGTCGGGGGAGGATGTCGTCGCCCGCGACGATGCCAATGCGAAGCTGATCGGCCAGACCGTGCTTGACGGCCACCAGGCGGACCGCCTCGGCACAGGCCTGTGGGTTGACGCCGCCGGCATTGGCAATGACCCGCGTGTTTTTCGCCAGCACCTGAGGCAGGATGCGATCCATGAGGGCAACAAAGTCGGTGGCGAATCCGGCTTTCGGGTTACGCGCCTTTTGTTTCTGCATGATGGACATCGTGACTTCGGCCAGGTAGTCGAGCACGAGATAATCTATTGGGCCGCCTTCGATGAGGCGCACCGGGGCTTCGAGCCAGTCGCCCCAGAAGCCTTGCCCGCAGGCAATACGAATCGTTTTCATGGCAGTGGTTTCCTGATCCTGAGTGCGCGCGTCAGCGTGAAGTGCCGGGTGACCGCGCAGGGTGAGATGCTGGGCAAACGATACCCAACTGCCCTGCCGAGCGGAAGCGGGGAATCGGACGGTCGTTGGTTGCCAGAGGCGTGATATAACACCCTGTCGCTCGGTCAACCGGGTGGCGGCCGGCGGCTTGGTCGTCAATGTTTGGTCTCGACGCCCCCTCACCTTCACTTTCCATCAGTTGGCTACGTCATGATGCAATCACTTGGCTATTTTGGCCCGTTTGGCGGTGTCTATGCGCCGGAAACACTCATCCCGGCGCTTGAAGAACTGGAAGCCGCGTTTCTGGCTGCCCGGTCAGACGCCACGTTTCAGGCCACGTTTCAGCGCCTTTCGTCCGAGTTTTCGGGCCGTCCAACCCCGTTGTTTTACGCCGGCAATTTGTCGCGCGAGCTTGGCATCAAGCTCTACCTCAAGCGCGAAGACCTCCTGCATGGTGGCGCGCATAAAACCAACAATGCCCTTGGGCAGGCGCTCTTGGCGAAGCAAATGGGCAAGACCCGCTTGATTGCCGAAACCGGCGCTGGGCAGCACGGCGTGGCGACGGCCATGGCCGGGGCGCTGCTCGGTCTCGAAACCGAGGTCTATATGGGCGAGGTGGACATGGCCCGCCAGCAGCCAAATGTCTTTCGCATGCGGTTGCTGGGCGCAACGGTGCATCCGGTCAAAACGGGTGGGCGGACGCTCAAAGACGCCATCAATGACGCGCTACGCGATTGGATGACCAACCTGCGGACGACCCACTACGTACTCGGAACGGCTGCCGGTCCGCATCCCTTTCCCACGATCGTCAAGTCCTTCCAGCGCATTATCGGCGACGAGGCACGGGCGCAAATGTTGGCGCTGGCCGGACGTTTACCGGATGTGGTGGTGGCTTGTGTCGGCGGCGGCTCGAACGCGATTGGGATGTTTACGGCTTTCCTAGAGGACGCGTCGGTACGGCTCATCGGCGTCGAACCGGGCGGCCAGGGGCTTGATACCCAGGCGCATGGCGCGGTGCTGGCCAAGGGAACGCCTGGCACGTTGCACGGCATGCGAAGCTACGTCCTGCAGGATGCCGATGGTCAGATTCAGGCAACCCACAGCATATCGGCCGGGCTAGACTATCCTTCGGTTGGTCCTGAACATGCTTATCTGAAAAGCATCGGGCGGGTGCAGTATGAGGCCGTGACGGATGATGCGGCCGTGGCAGCTTTTCACAAGCTGTCCCGGAGCGAGGGGATCATCCCGGCGCTCGAACCGGCCCATGCGGTGGCCTACGTGTTGCGCGCGGCCGCGGCGTGGCCGCCGGATACGGTGGTCTTGCTCAACCTCTGTGGCCGGGGTGACAAGGACCTTCAAACCGTCCTGGCGTATGGCGACGCTTCCGCCTAGCGCCGCAGCTTTTTACCCGAGAGAACTGTCCGGTGAGTCGGTTTCAACTGGAGCTACGCGAGGTTTGCCTGGCCTATGACCGCGCCATCGTGCTCGATGGGATCAGTCTCCGGGTTGGTGCTGGTGAGCTGGTCATGCTGCTGGGCGCGTCGGGGAGCGGCAAGACATCCTTGCTCAAGCTCATGAATCGGTTGCTTGAACCGACCGCTGGTGAGGTATGGGTCGAGGGGCGTCCAGCGGTGGACTGGAACCCGGTTCATCTGCGGCGGCGGATGGGCTATGTCATGCAGGACGCTGGACTCTTTCCCCACATGACGGTTGCCCGCAACGTTGGTTTGCTGTTGGAGCTTGAACGGTGGCCGGCGGCGCAGCGGCGGGCGCGCGTCGAGACGCTTTTGGAGCGGGTTGGGTTGCCGGCCAGCCAGTACGCCGACCGCTTCCCGGCGGAACTCTCCGGCGGCGAGCGGCAGCGCGTCGGGATTGCGCGGGCGCTGGCGCTTGACCCACCCCTACTCCTGCTGGATGAGCCGTTTGGGGCGCTCGATCCGGTCGCGCGCGCCCGGTTGCAGCAGGCCTTTGCCACGCTCGTTGCCGACCTGGGGAAAACCGCTTTGTTTGTGACCCATGACTTGCAGGAAGCCCTCCGCATTGGCACCCGCATTTGCTTGCTGTCCCACGGACGGTTGGTGGCCGACGCGCCACCGGCCAAGTTTCTGGAACTGGATGTTCCGGCCGCGCGCGAGTATGTGCAGGCGGCCGGTCTCTGACGCTTGCCTATGACGCCCTGGCTTGAGGTTCTCGCGGAACAACACACGGCACTGCTTGTGGCCTGGCGTGAGCACGTCTTGCTTGTCGTCGTGGCAACCTTGCTGGCCTGTGGGTTGGGGATTCCGTTGGGTATCGTTGCGGCGCGTCATCCGGCGGTGCGCCGGGTCGTGTTCCTGCTGGTCAATGTGACGCAAACGATTCCGAGTCTGGCTTTATTCGGGTTGTTGTTGCCGCTGCCGTGGTTGGGCGGCATTGGGGCGCGGACGGCGATTGTTGCACTGACGCTTTATGCCCTGTTGCCAATTGTGCGGAATACGGCCACCGGCTTGCTGGGTGTTGCGCCGAATCTCCGGGAGGCGGCCGAGGCGCTCGGGTTGACGAGTTGGCAGCGCTTGCTCTACGTCGAACTGCCGCTGGCCGCCAACGTCATGTTTGCCGGGGCGCGGGTGGCGGTGGTTCTCTCGGTCGGGACCGCCACGATTGCCGCCGCGATTGGCGCGGGTGGATTGGGGACGTTCATTTTTCGCGGGCTACGGCAAAACGACAATCGGCTGCTCCTGATCGGTGGCGCCTTGGCCGCGTTGCTGGCGCTGCTGGCGGACGCCGTCTTCGCGGCCTTCGAGCGTGCGCCACAGGCCCAGCGCCGGACGCCTTGGCGCTGGCTGGTTGCCTTTGGCGGGTTGGCCGGCATTCTTTTGCCGGTCGCCTGGAGCTACTGGGTGGAGTTACCTGCGGCTGATAACGTTCGTTCGCGCGTCGTGGTCGGCTCGAAGGATTTCACCGAATCGGTGATCCTGGCCGAGATTCTGGCGCAGCAGCTCGAAGCCCAGGGCGTTGCCGTCGAGCGGCGCTTCGAGCTGGGCGGCAACCTAGCGCACGAGTCACTGCTGGCCGGTGCCGTTGACGTGTATCCCGAATACACCGGCACGGCTTGGACGGCGATCCTGGGCAAGCGCCCGCTGTCCGATCCGCAGGAAGTCTATGCGCAAGTCCGGCAGGACTACGCCCGGCGCTTTGGTTTGGTGGTTGGCCCACCGTTGGGTTTTCGGAATGACTTTGCCATCCTGGTGCGTCGCCAGACGGCAGTCGAGTATCACCTGAAAACCATTTCGGACGCCGCCCGGTCGCCACTTCAGTGGCGGGCCGGTTTTGGTCAGGATTTCATGTCGCGCGCGGACGGCTATGCGGGCTTCCGCGCGACCTATGGTTTTCGCTTCGTCTCCCCGCGTGAAATGGATTTGTCGTTGACCTACCGCGCGCTGGCGGCCGGCGAAGTGGACATTATCGCCGGCAATGCCACCGACGGGTTGATTGCCGCGCTCGATTTGGTTGCGCTCGACGACGACCGGCGCTACTTCCCGCCTTACCAGGCGGTCTATGTGGTCCGGCAAGCCGCGTGGGATGCGGCGCCGGCGCTGCCAAGCGTCGTGCGCGGGCTTGGCAATGTGATTGACACCGACACCATGCGCCGGATGAACCATGCCGTGGATGGGCAACGGCAGACGCCCCGCGAGGTGGCGGCCGCGTTTCTCCTTGCCTCTCATTCGAGTCGCTCATCCGCGCCCTGACGTTTGGCTCAGGCTAGCTGTATTGCCACTTTTTACCCAGACCAAGGCGATTCAGCCTGGATTGTCGTGGTATGCGCCTGAAGAACCAACTGAACACGAACCCGGCGCGGGGTCTCCTGGCCTGACAAACGCCTGGCCGCCGGTTACGCACGTTGAATGAGTACTTGTCGTTGCCGTTATTCCTGATTAGGCTGTTGGCGTGCGCTTGATCACAATCTTTCTGAAAGGGCGTCGTTTGTGCACGTCAGCCAATTTCTCTCGTTGGCCCGGCAACGTCGCTTCGACTTGCAGCAAGCCCTGGCTGCCCTGCCGGCTGAATTTGCCCGCCATGACGCGCGTCGGCAGGAGCTTCAACAACTGCGCGAACAAACGCTTGACGAACTGGCGCAGGTCAACCTCCCAACCCTTGATCAACCAGCACTCAACGCCGTTGAAGCGTGGACCGGCTATGGCCGCTTCCGAGGCCTCAACCTGACCGACTACCTCGCGCGTGAGCAGAACCGCCTAACCCAACGTGCTGCCGAAATCAGGGCCGATGCGCGTTTCATCCGGCGACAGGAACTCCTCGACCCAACCGCTGGAGAACTGACGCTGCGGGCCAAACAAGCGGGTGATGAGCTGACGCTGATTGAGAGTGGCTTGCAACGCTATGAGCAGGAACCGGATTTCGTGAGCCTGTACCGGCGTGGCTACCGCACGCCCAGCTACCGGCAAAGTATCCTCACCTTGCAGTACTACAAAGACTGGAAGCGCGGCGACGAGATTACAGAAAAGTTTGGCTGCAAGGCGTTTTCCGAGGTGCGCGCCGCGTATGAGCATCTGTTGCGCGGGCGTGAGGTCTGCCAGAAGACGCTCCAGGGCATTGAAGGCGAAATCCAGGACGTGCGTCGGTTGATCGCCGAACTCAATGAAACTCAGCGCCGGTTGGCCGACCTGCCGGCATTTGTGCTGGCAGACTTCCGCCGGATGCTGCGCGAGCATCTCGCTTTCGCCAATCGGGAGCAACTGTTTCAGTGGGCAGGTGGTGATCGCGTGCGCGAGTCACTGATCAAGCGGCTTGACGGCATTGAAAAGCAACTCGAGTACACGACAGCCCTGGCCGGACGGCAACTGAATGAAGAGCGGCAGTACTTGACAACCGAGATTGGCAAGCTGGAGCGGAAGCTGACCAAGTTTTCGCGCCCGAAGTATGCGGGAACACAGCTTCGTCCGGCGGATGCGCAGTCCTGGTTGCGCGACCCGCGTGAACGATTGGCGGCACGGCGCCAGCGATTCTGGCGGGACTACGACCGGGTGGCCTATTACGACCGTTACGACCGCTACGATTTTGCTTCCGATCTGTTGTGGTGGGATGTCATGACCGACGGACGCCTGGACGGCGACTTTATTCCCGAAGTGTATCAGTATCGGCAAATGCATCCGGGCTATACGTATCAGTCTCCGACCGAACCTTATCGTTACGGAGTGGACGTGTCATGACGCGGGCGCTGACGGTCGTGGCTTATGCCGTCAATGGGGCCGGCGTCGGACATCTGACGCGGACGCTGGCCGTGTTGCGCTGGATGCGCCGGTTGGCGTTGTGCGCCGGCCGGCGGCTGGATGCCTACGTGCTGACGACGTCTGAGGCGGGTCAACTTGCGCTGCGTGAAGGTTTCGCAACGTTCAAGTTGCCGAGCAAAACGGTCGTGCGAACGGCTGGTCTGCCAAAGGACGATTACCTGCGTCTGGCGCG from Chloracidobacterium validum includes the following:
- the trpB gene encoding tryptophan synthase subunit beta, whose amino-acid sequence is MQSLGYFGPFGGVYAPETLIPALEELEAAFLAARSDATFQATFQRLSSEFSGRPTPLFYAGNLSRELGIKLYLKREDLLHGGAHKTNNALGQALLAKQMGKTRLIAETGAGQHGVATAMAGALLGLETEVYMGEVDMARQQPNVFRMRLLGATVHPVKTGGRTLKDAINDALRDWMTNLRTTHYVLGTAAGPHPFPTIVKSFQRIIGDEARAQMLALAGRLPDVVVACVGGGSNAIGMFTAFLEDASVRLIGVEPGGQGLDTQAHGAVLAKGTPGTLHGMRSYVLQDADGQIQATHSISAGLDYPSVGPEHAYLKSIGRVQYEAVTDDAAVAAFHKLSRSEGIIPALEPAHAVAYVLRAAAAWPPDTVVLLNLCGRGDKDLQTVLAYGDASA
- a CDS encoding ATP-binding cassette domain-containing protein, which produces MSRFQLELREVCLAYDRAIVLDGISLRVGAGELVMLLGASGSGKTSLLKLMNRLLEPTAGEVWVEGRPAVDWNPVHLRRRMGYVMQDAGLFPHMTVARNVGLLLELERWPAAQRRARVETLLERVGLPASQYADRFPAELSGGERQRVGIARALALDPPLLLLDEPFGALDPVARARLQQAFATLVADLGKTALFVTHDLQEALRIGTRICLLSHGRLVADAPPAKFLELDVPAAREYVQAAGL
- a CDS encoding glycine betaine ABC transporter substrate-binding protein, with amino-acid sequence MTPWLEVLAEQHTALLVAWREHVLLVVVATLLACGLGIPLGIVAARHPAVRRVVFLLVNVTQTIPSLALFGLLLPLPWLGGIGARTAIVALTLYALLPIVRNTATGLLGVAPNLREAAEALGLTSWQRLLYVELPLAANVMFAGARVAVVLSVGTATIAAAIGAGGLGTFIFRGLRQNDNRLLLIGGALAALLALLADAVFAAFERAPQAQRRTPWRWLVAFGGLAGILLPVAWSYWVELPAADNVRSRVVVGSKDFTESVILAEILAQQLEAQGVAVERRFELGGNLAHESLLAGAVDVYPEYTGTAWTAILGKRPLSDPQEVYAQVRQDYARRFGLVVGPPLGFRNDFAILVRRQTAVEYHLKTISDAARSPLQWRAGFGQDFMSRADGYAGFRATYGFRFVSPREMDLSLTYRALAAGEVDIIAGNATDGLIAALDLVALDDDRRYFPPYQAVYVVRQAAWDAAPALPSVVRGLGNVIDTDTMRRMNHAVDGQRQTPREVAAAFLLASHSSRSSAP